The region CTACCTTGGCCTACCGATAGTGTTCAACACTCGCTGGACTGTTCACGGTGAAGCACATTTTGCTGTTGCACCTTCTCCTCTTTCCTATGTCCCACTTCCACCATCAGAGCTTACGGATCAAATGACATTCTTTGAAAGggtgaaaaacatgattttctacCACATGAGGATGCATCTGTACAAGCAGGTGGTCGCACCACATTACTCTCCTTTAGCTAAGCGCTACTTTGGCCCAGATGTGGACTACTTTTCTCTGTTCCAAGCTGCAGATCTGTGGCTCATGAGAGTGGACTTTGTGTTTGAGTTCCCTCGTCCCACCATGCCAAATGTTGTCTATATGGGAGGGTTCCAGTGTAAACCTGCAAGACCACTTCCTGAACTCCTGGAGAAGTTTGTGCAAAGTTCTGGAGAGCACGGAGTTATCATCATGTCTCTGGGGACTTTAATTGGAGAGCTTCCAAATGACCTGGCAGATGAAATTGCTGCTGGTTTTGCTAACTTACCCCAGAAAGTTATCTGGAGGTATAAGGGTGCCAAACCTCCCTCTTTAGGAAACAATACTTTAATCATAGACTGGATGCCTCAGAACGACCTCCTAGGCCAtccaaaaatcaaactttttgtaAGTCATGGAGGAACAAATGGAATTTATGAGGCCATCTATCATGGGGTTCCAATGGTGGGCATTCCCTTTGTGTTCGATCAAGCCGACAATCTCTCCAGACTCAGAGCTAAAGGAGTTGCAAAGATTTTGGATGTGTCTgacataaatgagaaaaaatttcagaaaactaTTCAGGAAGTCTTGGATGAGCCATCTTACAGGATGAACATGCAGAGACTCTCCCGACTACACAGAGATCAGCAGATAAGGCCACTGGATCGAGCCATCTTCTGGATTGAGTTTGTCATGAGGCACAAAGGTGCTGCTCACCTCAGAACAGAGTCTTACAGGTTGCCCTGGTATACCTATTACTCTGTagatgtcattttatttttaatagcaATTTTTGCactaatgtttttagttttttcttggttattgTGGCACTGCTTCAAATTATGTtgtaaaagaaaagtgaaatctGACTGACTGGGGCACCGATCACATATAACATTATGTCAACTCACTGTTGGTTCTACTGGGTCCTTTTAGGCTGTCATATGAAACAGACCTAGTGAGCTTTTAAGATAAGTCAACTTAAGTCTCACCACTAAACCTAAATAATACCTGTAAATGTATTATGAATAATTTCCTTCCCTCAAGGATAGAGTGATGTTACATCAGTCTAAGTttgtagaaatataaataaatcttcacGGCGCCGGAATGCTAATGCTTTGCTTTACTTTATTGtagcaataaaaaaactcaaactgaaaatattcatatttgtaGAATGCAACAGTTTATTAGATTATATTAAATCCATAAACCTTAACAAGAATCTCTTCTTCAATTTTTCAGCGGAGCAAAATCTGGCACTGTAACAGATTTCCTCATTTATCTAGAACCTCACTGTAATGTCATCATTTTACTACAAATATgcgatttattatttataatattttcaaagaacTCATAGAAAAGTGTTAGAATACACATTGCATTGCAGTTTGTTGCCACAGGCACAAACCACTCAGGATGTGGATGTGGTATTTTCTGATGGCTGTGGTCTCTTTCAGCAGAATAATGTGTCCTGCAACAGATCATGTGATTCAGGAAGGGTCAAAGGAGCAACACAATGAGTTTGTGATTTTGACTTGGTCTCCAAAGTTACAAGGTCCAAGCTAAATGTGCATGATTGAATTGGGACAAATCTAAAACGCTGAGACAGCACAATGCACCTTACAGCTGGTAACTGCTTTGTGCTAGACATCACAAAACACCTTCAGGTGTTCAAAGTATTAGGCATTTGGTCATAATATTATGCCTGATTAGTGTATGCACTCTTTCACTCAAAGTCTCTTACATGCTGTTGTACTCTTTGCATTGAGTAATGTGCAGTTATGTTTTCTAGCTTGGCTGTCTGACTCAATACGTTTAAGCTGTTGcacaaaatttatatttcaaaatgactggaggcttttttaaaaataaactgtggcATTGAATTTACTGCTGAAATACTCTGGTTCAAAGAATTTGCTGATGTCTTCAATATCCAGTAGGTGGTGCTATTCATCAGCCCATCTGTTTTCTAAACCTTCTTCATACTGTTTATAGTTGTACTTGAACCAAAGGACAGCTTAGTGGCCAGATAATGTAACATGCAGTTCTTTTGAGTGTACAGCTGGAATCTGGGAAAAGTGCACTCATACATGAGGGAAACACCCAAAGTTTACACAAAAAGGCTCCCAAGCAATTTGCTCTCCAACGTCCCTGTAACCACTAGATCAACAGTAATTTCCTGTAAGTCTGATAAAGTCTCAAAAAAACCAACTCCGGAAGAAAATGTAGTTTCCTCTGTAGCATCACTCTGAGTAATGAAGAGCTTtacaaacacaacataacatACTGTGCATTACATGCATAACATACATGCacagtattttatataataactATGTATCCATTAAgtctgaaaacaaatcaaaaattgaaaaacattctACAAATactttgttgatttattgtaaaa is a window of Xiphophorus maculatus strain JP 163 A chromosome 4, X_maculatus-5.0-male, whole genome shotgun sequence DNA encoding:
- the LOC102224680 gene encoding UDP-glucuronosyltransferase 2B31-like isoform X2 encodes the protein MSWPLAIVFFFFYAISSLASAGKVLVFPHDGSHWVNMKVLVEELHSRGHSVTVIRAADSWYISETASQYETITVDVNSGGNEDFYRLFVSEVIRIKRSNGSAWTRFALDMELKNKFFELHRKICEVIVHIFESKELMKILQEAKYDIVLTDPANGGGVFLAHYLGLPIVFNTRWTVHGEAHFAVAPSPLSYVPLPPSELTDQMTFFERVKNMIFYHMRMHLYKQVVAPHYSPLAKRYFGPDVDYFSLFQAADLWLMRVDFVFEFPRPTMPNVVYMGGFQCKPARPLPELLEKFVQSSGEHGVIIMSLGTLIGELPNDLADEIAAGFANLPQKVIWRYKGAKPPSLGNNTLIIDWMPQNDLLGHPKIKLFVSHGGTNGIYEAIYHGVPMVGIPFVFDQADNLSRLRAKGVAKILDVSDINEKKFQKTIQEVLDEPSYRMNMQRLSRLHRDQQIRPLDRAIFWIEFVMRHKGAAHLRTESYRLPWYTYYSVDVILFLIAIFALMFLVFSWLLWHCFKLCCKRKVKSD
- the LOC102224680 gene encoding UDP-glucuronosyltransferase 2A2-like isoform X1, producing MLQFTAPTHVKTEAALQEIQQQIGPVSEDFRMSWPLAIVFFFFYAISSLASAGKVLVFPHDGSHWVNMKVLVEELHSRGHSVTVIRAADSWYISETASQYETITVDVNSGGNEDFYRLFVSEVIRIKRSNGSAWTRFALDMELKNKFFELHRKICEVIVHIFESKELMKILQEAKYDIVLTDPANGGGVFLAHYLGLPIVFNTRWTVHGEAHFAVAPSPLSYVPLPPSELTDQMTFFERVKNMIFYHMRMHLYKQVVAPHYSPLAKRYFGPDVDYFSLFQAADLWLMRVDFVFEFPRPTMPNVVYMGGFQCKPARPLPELLEKFVQSSGEHGVIIMSLGTLIGELPNDLADEIAAGFANLPQKVIWRYKGAKPPSLGNNTLIIDWMPQNDLLGHPKIKLFVSHGGTNGIYEAIYHGVPMVGIPFVFDQADNLSRLRAKGVAKILDVSDINEKKFQKTIQEVLDEPSYRMNMQRLSRLHRDQQIRPLDRAIFWIEFVMRHKGAAHLRTESYRLPWYTYYSVDVILFLIAIFALMFLVFSWLLWHCFKLCCKRKVKSD